A region from the Candidatus Acidulodesulfobacterium acidiphilum genome encodes:
- a CDS encoding shikimate kinase: MKIRTNIVLIGFMGAGKTEVGKILAKNKGFNFIDLDCLIEAQEGMNITEIFKQKGESYFRNLETEILKKIDKYKSDIYKIIGKYKTINNKEIKNEVKNWVISTGGGMPAFNGNLILIKNIGTTLYLKADAKTIYERIKSETHRPVLGEKGFTERSVSDKLKEREKFYGQADITIYTEGLTAPAVAEEIGIFIN; encoded by the coding sequence ATGAAAATAAGAACTAATATCGTGTTAATAGGTTTTATGGGAGCGGGAAAAACCGAAGTCGGTAAGATTCTAGCAAAAAATAAAGGGTTTAATTTCATAGATTTGGACTGTTTAATAGAAGCGCAAGAAGGTATGAATATAACGGAAATATTTAAACAAAAAGGCGAAAGTTATTTTAGAAACCTCGAAACCGAAATTTTAAAAAAAATAGATAAATATAAATCCGATATATATAAAATAATTGGAAAGTATAAAACAATAAACAACAAAGAAATTAAAAATGAAGTTAAAAACTGGGTAATATCAACCGGCGGCGGAATGCCTGCCTTTAACGGAAATCTTATACTTATCAAAAATATCGGAACGACGCTCTATCTGAAAGCCGATGCAAAGACTATTTACGAAAGGATAAAATCCGAAACGCACAGGCCGGTTTTAGGCGAAAAAGGTTTTACCGAAAGGTCTGTTTCCGATAAACTTAAAGAAAGAGAGAAATTTTACGGGCAGGCCGATATAACAATATATACCGAAGGGTTGACTGCACCGGCAGTAGCGGAAGAAATAGGTATTTTTATTAATTGA